From the Deltaproteobacteria bacterium genome, the window GTGCGCGAGGTGGGCGAACAGGCGTTGATTCTGGAGGCGCACCACACCACCCACATCGAGGGCACCCGGCTGACGCTGGACCAGGCCGAGCGGCTCTGGAAGGGCGAAGCGGTGCCCGAGGCCGACCCGGACGATGCCCGGGAACTGCTCAACTACCGCACCGCCTTCGAGTTCGTCTCCGAGTGCCTGGACAGCGGCGACCCGATCACCGAGGGGATGATCCGAGAGATCCACCGCAAGCTGGTGGAGGGCGTGCGCGGCGGCAGCGCCGCGCCGGGTGAGTACCGGCGCGTTCAGAACTATGTGGTCAACTCCGGCACTGGCCAGGTGATCTACACCCCGCCCACTGCGGTGGAGGTGCCGGTGATGATGTCGGAGCTGGTGAAGTGGCTGAACGGTGACCTCGATATCCACCCGGCGCTGGTGAGCGGCATCGCCCAGTTTCAGCTGGTGCACATCCACCCGTTTCTGGACGGCAACGGCCGCACCTCGCGCCTGCTCTCCACCCTCTGCCTGTACAAGGCCGGGTACGATTTCAAGCGGCTCTTCACCATCAGCGAATACTACGACCGTGACCGCCCGACCTTCTACAAGTCGATCCAGAGCGTGCGCGACCATGGCATGGACATGACCGGCTGGCTCGACTACTTCGTCACCGGTCTGGAAACCCAAATGGTCGAGGTGCGCGAACGCAGCGAGCAGGTCATCCGCCGCGACGTGCTGGTGAAGCAGCACGGCCTGAACGAGCGCCAGGCGAAGGCGTTGGGATTATTGATGCGGAAAAATTCGGTGCATATCTCCGAGATTGAACAGCTCTGTCCCGGAGTTTCCCGACGCACGCTGCAACGGGACATGACCGGCCTGATCGAACTCAATCTTGCCCGCATCACGGGCTCTGCCCGCCAATCCAACTATGAACTCGTCAAATAGAATCGCGACATATCGCGCCAAAGTATTGCGACAAATCACGACAAGTATCGCGACAGCGAGCTGTGACAGATCTATGACGAAAGCTGTGACATCTTGGGGGCTGACTTGAGGGGTGAGTCGGGGGCTGCGGCGTTTGGGGCGGCCGGCGACGACACGGACGATCTGATGGCGGAGTATGGATTTGCCGAAGAGCGACCAAGGGGTGAATGAGCAAGATGAACTGCGGCGACTGCGCGAGGAAAACGCGCGTCTCAAGGCTCTGCTGACCCGGCACGGCATTCCTTGGAAAGAACTGACCTCTCTTGAACCCGTTCCCTCAACGCCGGAACCCGCTCCGGTCCCATCCCATTTCAGCACCGACGACAAAATCGCCCTGTTCCGTTGTTTGTTCAAAGCGCGCGAGGATGTCTATCCCAAGCGCTGGGAGTCGAGCAAAGGCATGTCCGGTTACTCACCGGCCTGCGGCAACGAGTGGAAACCCGGTGTCTGCCACAAACCCCGAATCAAGTGCGGCGACTGCAACCAGCGCCGGTTGCTGCCGGTTACCGATCAGGTGATCTATGACCATTTGGCCGGGAAACAGACCATCGGCGTCTATCCGCTCCTGAGCGATGACAGCTGCTATTTTCTGGCGGCCGATTTCGACGAGGCTGACTGGCGGGAAGATGCCAAGGCCTTCATGCAATCCTGCCGGGAGCTTGGTATTTCGGCGGCGCTGGAGATTTCCTGCTCCGGCAACGGCGCACACGCCTGGATCTTCTTTGCCGAACCGGTTCCGGCCCGCGAGGCCCGGCAGCTCGGGGCCGCGCTGATCAGTCATACCTGCGACCGCACCCGGCAATTGTCCCTGGTCAGCTACGACCGCCTGTTTCCCAATCAGGACACAATGCCCAAGGGCGGCTTCGGCAACTTGATCGCGCTACCCTTGCAGAAACAGCCGAGAGAATTGGGTCGCAGTGTGTTCGTCGATGAACAGCTACAACCCTATCCCGATCAGTGGTCCTTTCTGGCATCCATCCAGCCGTTGTCCCGACGGGACCTGGAAGACGCCATCCTGCGGGCCAGCGGCGGTGGTCATCCTCTGGACGTGGCCTTTGTGACCCAGGAAGAGGACAGTAAACCTTGGCAGCGTTCTTCCCTTGTACCAGCCCGGATAGCTGGCCCTCTGCCGGAAGCGCTGACCCTGGTGTTGGCCAACCAGATTTTCATCGCCAAGGCTGATCTGCCGCAGCCGCTGGCCAACCGCCTGATCCGGCTCGCCGCCTTTCAGAACCCGGAATTCTACAAGGCCCAGGCTATGCGCCTGCCGGTCTGGAACAAGCCGCGCATCATCGGCTGTGCAGACAACTATCCCCAGCACATCGGCCTGCCGCGTGGCTGCCTCGATGCGGTGCACGACCTGTTACAGGAAAACGACATCCGTCCGGAGCTACAGGATGAGCGCCTGCCGGGAAGGAAGGTAGCTGTCAAGTTTACCGGCACCTTGCGCAAAGATCAAAAGACGGCGGTGCGGGAGATGCTCAAGAACGATGTTGGCGTGCTCTGCGCCCCGACGGCCTTCGGCAAGACTGTCACCGCCGCCGCCCTGATCGTCCGGCGTAAGGTGAGCACGCTGGTGCTGGTGCACCGCACCGAACTGCTGCGTCAGTGGCAGGAGCGGCTGACCGGATTCCTGGAAACTCCGAAAGGCGGGCTGGGTGTCATCGGCGGCGGCAAGAAGAAGCCTTCCGGCAAGATCGACATCGCCGTCATGCAGTCGCTCTCTCGCCGGGAGGATTTGGGTGAACTGCTGGACCACTACGGGCAGATCATCGTCGATGAGTGCCATCACCTGTCGGCCTTTTCCTTCGAGGCGATCCTCAAGCAGGCAAAGGCGAAATTTGTGGTTGGTCTGACGGCCACGCCGATACGACGGGACGGTCATCAGCCGATCATCTTCATGCAGTGCGGACCGATCCGCCACAGTGCCGCGAGACCCGATACCGCCCCGGCTCAACTGGAGGTCTGGCCCAAAGTGCTGCCCGCGCCGGAGATTCCGCTGGATTCACCGATTCAGGATGTGTTCCGCATCCTTTCCAACGATGCCAACCGTAACCGGCGCATCGCCGAGGATGTGCTGGCCGCCTATCGGGAAGGGCGCAAGGTGCTGATGTTGACCGAGCGGACGGACCATTAGCCGCTCTTGCGGGAGGCGCTGGGGGATGAGATGGAACACTGCTTTGTCGTGCACGGCCGTTTGTCAAAGAAACAGCGAACGGCGGTGTTTGCCGCACTGGATGCGTTGGACGAATCCGCTCCGAGGGTTATACTCGCCACCGGCCGCCTGATCGGCGAGGGTTTTGACCATCCACCATTGGACACGCTGGTACTGGGCATGCCGATTTCCTGGAAAGGGACCTTGCAGCAGTATGCAAAAGCGCTTATCGATGGCAACGCCATCTGGACGGAGCTTAAGGCGGATTTGGAACTCCTGTCGTTCGGCAAGTGCTGGTATTCCGAGGCACGGGAAAAAGTCTCCCATTATCATGTTGACCATTTTCGTCCCAAGAAACAATGCATGGATGCGAATGGTTCCATAACATGCGGTTATTGGTGGCTGGCCTATGATTGGAAAAATTACCGCGTCAGTGGCAGCGTGATCAATACGGCCAAGCGCGATAAATTTGCTGTTTACAGAAACAGAGCCGAAGGCCCGGATACGCCCATTGAAGATGAGCTGATCTATCTGCTGGATCCGCTCAACAGGGATGACGTGTGTTTGTTGACATTTAACAACAACGGCGAAGCCATGCCCTTGAACCCGGATGAAGATGCATGGGATCACAAGCGGGCTATGTACACGATCGACGTATTGGATCTGAACAATGCAAAACTGCGTCGAGCCAGAAAAATCAAATGGAAGGAAATATCGCAGGCGATAGACACCATCAACGCGTACCAAAAGCAGTATAACGAACAGCCTTCCGTCAGACTTCAAACACAGCTGCATGAATTCAAAAAACGCACCCGGGAACTGATATCTCCGACAAGTGAGCTTTCGTGTACCTATCGCGCCTGTCTGAGGGCCAGTCGAGAGGATTGGGCCATTGATATTTTGCAAACCCATTTCAATATCGAGCAACTGCAACAAGAATACAGGGAGAGCATGGGATGAACACGGCCAACATTGTCCAGAAGATATGGAGTTACTGCGATGTGCTGCGCGATGTGGGCGTGAGCTACGGCGATTATCTGGAGCAGCTCACCTACCTGCTGTTCCTCAAAATGGCCGACGAATATGCCAAACCGCCGCATAAACGGGATATCGGCATTCCAAAGGAATACACCTGGCCTGAGCTGAAAAAGCGGCGCGGCGCGGCGCTTGAAACCTTCTATGTCAAGCTGCTGGGTGAACTCGGCCGGCAAAAGGGTATGCTGGGCCAGGTGTTCACCAAGTCGCAGAACAAGATCCAGGACCCGGCCATGCTCTATCGCGTCATCGACATGATCGACAAAGAGCAGTGGACCCTCATGGGCACGGATGTCAAGGGTGATATTTATGAGGGACTTCTGGCGAAAAACGCCGAGGACGTTAAATCTGGGGCCGGTCAATATTTCACGCCCCGGCCGCTGATCCGGACCATTGTCGAGTGCGTGCGGCCCGAGACCGAGAAAACCATTGCAGACCCGGCCTGCGGCACAGGCGGCTTTTTCCTAGGCGCCTATGAGTTCATTTCCAAAGACTGGGAATTGAACAAGGCGCAAAAGGCGTTTCTAAAATTTAAGACCTTTTACGGCAACGAATACGTCGCCAATACCCGCCGCCTGGCCTTGATGAACATGCTCCTGCATGGAATCGGCGATATGGACGCCGAACCTTCCATCGAACCGACCGATGCCCTGATCGCTCCGCCGAAACAAACTTTTGACTATGTGCTGACCAACCCGCCGTTTGGCAAAAAAAGCGCCATCACCATAACCAATGGAGAAGGCAAGGCGGAAAGGGAAGATTTCACTTACAACCGTCAGGATTTTTGGGTGACGACCTCCAACAAACAACTCAATTTCGTCCAGCATGTGCGCGCCATGCTGAAAACCACGGGCAAGGCGGCGATTGTGGTGCCGGACAATGTGCTCTTTGAAGGCGGCGCCGGTGAAACTGTGCGCCGCAAGTTCTTCGAGACCACCGATCTGCACACGGTTCTGCGCCTGCCCACAGGCATTTTTTATGCGCATGGGGTCAAGGCCAATGTGCTTTTTTTCGATAACCGCCCGGCCGCGAAAGCGCCGCAAACCAAAGACGTCTGGTTCTA encodes:
- a CDS encoding Fic family protein, with amino-acid sequence MVFHPKFTITNRMTRAITRIERARGFLEAAQLSADWVREVGEQALILEAHHTTHIEGTRLTLDQAERLWKGEAVPEADPDDARELLNYRTAFEFVSECLDSGDPITEGMIREIHRKLVEGVRGGSAAPGEYRRVQNYVVNSGTGQVIYTPPTAVEVPVMMSELVKWLNGDLDIHPALVSGIAQFQLVHIHPFLDGNGRTSRLLSTLCLYKAGYDFKRLFTISEYYDRDRPTFYKSIQSVRDHGMDMTGWLDYFVTGLETQMVEVRERSEQVIRRDVLVKQHGLNERQAKALGLLMRKNSVHISEIEQLCPGVSRRTLQRDMTGLIELNLARITGSARQSNYELVK
- a CDS encoding SAM-dependent DNA methyltransferase encodes the protein MNTANIVQKIWSYCDVLRDVGVSYGDYLEQLTYLLFLKMADEYAKPPHKRDIGIPKEYTWPELKKRRGAALETFYVKLLGELGRQKGMLGQVFTKSQNKIQDPAMLYRVIDMIDKEQWTLMGTDVKGDIYEGLLAKNAEDVKSGAGQYFTPRPLIRTIVECVRPETEKTIADPACGTGGFFLGAYEFISKDWELNKAQKAFLKFKTFYGNEYVANTRRLALMNMLLHGIGDMDAEPSIEPTDALIAPPKQTFDYVLTNPPFGKKSAITITNGEGKAEREDFTYNRQDFWVTTSNKQLNFVQHVRAMLKTTGKAAIVVPDNVLFEGGAGETVRRKFFETTDLHTVLRLPTGIFYAHGVKANVLFFDNRPAAKAPQTKDVWFYDYRTNIHHTLKKKSLRFEDLQEFVALYNPENRHMRKETWHPEINPEGRWRKFHYKDITDRDKASLDISWLKDANLTDLDNLPDPEVLAEEIVETIEAALASFREVANELNGDPNGFPS